A section of the Myxococcus virescens genome encodes:
- the acnA gene encoding aconitate hydratase AcnA, whose amino-acid sequence MTDSFGTKSQLKVGSATYDLFSLGKLAKSHPAVNRLPFSLKVLLENLLRHEDGRVVKREHVEKMLAWDPKATPDVEISFHPARVLLQDFTGVPAVVDLAAMREALASMGGNPDKINPRNPADLVIDHSVQIDSFATSAAFKENAELEFERNRERYAFLRWGQSAFKGFGVVPPDIGICHQVNLEFLAHVTFRQGSTVYPDTLVGTDSHTTMINGLGVVGWGVGGIEAEAALLGQPITMLIPQVVGFKLSGKLPAGATATDLVLTVTQMLRKKGVVGKFVEFYGSGLKNLSLPDRATIANMAPEYGATIGFFPVDEESLNYLRFTGRPDDLVALTEAYAKEQGLWRRDDAEDPIFSDTLELDLSTVVPSLAGPKRPQDRVPLKDMKSGYEKSLVEMLSAGKSKGEDEEGGKGKAAAAAVPPERLAQTVTVKNGRQSYQMGHGAVVIASITSCTNTSNPAVLVGAGILAKKAVERGLNPKPWVKTSLAPGSRVVSEYLRDAGLLPYLEAVGFHIVGYGCTTCIGNSGPLTEPVANAVTEGDLVVAAVLSGNRNFEGRINPHVRMNYLASPPLVVAYALAGEVGMDLDNEPLGTDPNGRPVFLKDIWPTNEEIQEVIRTSVKPEQFRSQYANAMEGDALWQQLPVGKGSTFQWDDTSTYVRKPPFFDNLPKEPKATQDIHGAHVMALLGDSVTTDHISPAGNIAKTSPAAKYLMANGVEPKDFNSYGARRGNHEVMVRGTFANIRLKNLLVPGVEGGVTVHIPTRERMSIYDASMKYQAEGTPLVVLAGAEYGTGSSRDWAAKGTMLLGVKAVIAKSFERIHRSNLVGMGVLPLQFEAGQDAQSLGLTGHEKFDITGVAQDLAPQKKLTVKATGESGTKEFTVVCRIDTPNELDYYRHGGILQYVLRQLAKG is encoded by the coding sequence ATGACCGACAGTTTCGGCACGAAGTCCCAGCTCAAGGTGGGCTCTGCCACCTATGACCTCTTCAGCCTGGGCAAGCTGGCGAAATCCCACCCGGCGGTGAACCGCCTGCCGTTCTCGCTGAAGGTCCTGCTGGAGAACCTGCTGCGCCACGAGGACGGTCGTGTGGTGAAGCGCGAGCACGTGGAAAAGATGCTGGCGTGGGACCCCAAGGCCACCCCGGACGTGGAAATCTCCTTCCACCCCGCCCGCGTGCTGCTCCAGGACTTCACGGGCGTGCCCGCGGTGGTGGACCTGGCGGCCATGCGTGAGGCGCTGGCCTCCATGGGCGGCAACCCGGACAAGATCAACCCGCGCAACCCGGCCGACCTGGTCATCGACCACTCGGTGCAGATTGACTCCTTCGCGACGTCCGCCGCGTTCAAGGAGAACGCCGAGCTGGAGTTCGAGCGCAACCGTGAGCGGTACGCGTTCCTCCGCTGGGGCCAGAGCGCGTTCAAGGGCTTTGGCGTGGTTCCGCCGGACATCGGCATCTGCCACCAGGTCAACCTGGAGTTCCTGGCGCACGTGACGTTCCGCCAGGGCAGCACCGTGTACCCGGACACGCTGGTGGGCACCGACAGCCACACCACGATGATCAACGGCCTGGGCGTGGTGGGCTGGGGCGTGGGTGGCATCGAGGCCGAGGCCGCGCTGCTGGGCCAGCCGATTACGATGCTGATTCCGCAGGTGGTGGGCTTCAAGCTCTCCGGCAAGCTGCCCGCGGGCGCCACCGCCACGGACCTGGTGCTCACCGTCACGCAGATGCTTCGCAAGAAGGGCGTGGTGGGCAAGTTCGTGGAGTTCTACGGCAGCGGCCTGAAGAACCTGTCCCTGCCGGACCGCGCCACCATCGCGAACATGGCGCCCGAGTACGGCGCCACCATCGGCTTCTTCCCGGTGGACGAGGAGAGCCTCAACTACCTGCGCTTCACGGGCCGTCCGGACGACCTGGTGGCCCTCACCGAGGCCTACGCCAAGGAGCAGGGCCTGTGGCGGCGTGACGACGCCGAGGACCCCATCTTCAGCGACACGCTGGAGCTGGACCTGTCCACCGTGGTGCCCAGCCTCGCCGGCCCCAAGCGCCCGCAGGACCGCGTGCCCCTCAAGGACATGAAGTCCGGCTACGAGAAGTCGCTGGTGGAGATGCTGTCGGCCGGCAAGAGCAAGGGCGAGGACGAGGAGGGTGGCAAGGGCAAGGCCGCCGCCGCTGCGGTGCCTCCCGAGCGTCTGGCTCAGACTGTCACGGTGAAGAACGGCCGCCAGAGCTACCAGATGGGCCACGGCGCGGTGGTGATTGCGTCGATTACGTCCTGCACCAACACCTCCAACCCGGCGGTGCTGGTGGGCGCGGGCATCCTGGCCAAGAAGGCCGTGGAGCGCGGCCTCAACCCGAAGCCGTGGGTGAAGACGTCCCTGGCCCCGGGCAGCCGCGTCGTCAGCGAGTACCTGCGCGACGCCGGCCTGCTGCCGTACCTGGAGGCCGTGGGCTTCCACATCGTGGGTTACGGCTGCACGACGTGCATCGGCAACTCCGGTCCGCTGACGGAGCCCGTGGCCAACGCCGTCACCGAGGGTGACCTCGTGGTGGCCGCGGTGCTGTCCGGCAACCGCAACTTCGAAGGCCGCATCAACCCGCACGTGCGCATGAACTACCTGGCCAGCCCGCCGCTGGTGGTGGCCTACGCGCTGGCGGGCGAAGTGGGCATGGACCTGGACAACGAGCCGCTGGGCACCGACCCCAACGGGCGTCCCGTGTTCCTCAAGGACATCTGGCCCACCAACGAGGAGATTCAGGAGGTCATCCGCACCTCCGTGAAGCCTGAGCAGTTCCGCAGCCAGTACGCCAACGCCATGGAGGGCGACGCGCTCTGGCAGCAGCTGCCGGTGGGCAAGGGCTCCACGTTCCAGTGGGACGACACGTCCACCTACGTGCGCAAGCCGCCCTTCTTCGACAACCTGCCGAAGGAGCCCAAGGCGACGCAGGACATCCATGGCGCGCACGTGATGGCGCTGCTGGGTGACTCCGTCACCACGGACCACATCTCCCCCGCGGGCAACATCGCCAAGACGAGCCCGGCGGCCAAGTACCTCATGGCCAACGGCGTGGAGCCCAAGGACTTCAACTCCTACGGCGCGCGCCGCGGCAACCACGAGGTGATGGTGCGCGGCACCTTCGCCAACATCCGCCTGAAGAACCTGCTGGTCCCGGGCGTGGAGGGCGGCGTCACCGTCCACATCCCCACGCGCGAGCGGATGAGCATCTACGACGCGTCCATGAAGTACCAGGCGGAGGGCACGCCGCTGGTGGTGCTGGCGGGCGCGGAGTACGGCACGGGCTCCAGCCGTGACTGGGCGGCCAAGGGCACCATGCTGCTGGGCGTGAAGGCCGTCATCGCCAAGAGCTTCGAGCGCATCCACCGCTCCAACCTGGTGGGCATGGGCGTGCTGCCGCTCCAGTTCGAGGCGGGCCAGGACGCGCAGTCGCTGGGCCTCACCGGCCACGAGAAGTTCGACATCACCGGCGTGGCGCAGGACCTGGCGCCGCAGAAGAAGCTCACCGTGAAGGCCACGGGTGAGAGTGGCACCAAGGAGTTCACGGTGGTGTGCCGCATCGACACGCC
- a CDS encoding phospholipase D-like domain-containing protein, translating into MRDQEALTEQSGDVDTGAPRRAPTPPGPVPEHGPVWSPNVSGLLLSRYYLPRRHGVVQGNACQLLRDGVEAYPAMLEAIRGARRYVRMETYMFVSDAVGELFGEALAEAAERGVHVKVLYDAVGSWTSRRSFFAGLRARGVDIRAFKPFSLSRGLRHLLRRDHRKILVVDGEVAFTGGVNISAHWAPAEIGAAWRDDVLRIEGPAVHELERCFSATWRMMFQGRFHRLTRRLERLRNPPPRPGTVGLAVLSSRRSIHRAYLHAIRRARRSVLVAAAYFIPDRRMVMALREAARRGVEVHLLLNARSDHPILEFMARAFYERLLSAGVRIFEWQRGVLHAKTAVVDGVWGTIGSFNLERLSLAFNHEVNAVFADPRLGQQLEDSFRGDCGDCREVTLAEFRRRPLWQKLLERALSLLRKII; encoded by the coding sequence ATGCGTGACCAGGAGGCGTTGACCGAGCAGTCGGGGGACGTGGACACGGGCGCGCCGCGGCGTGCGCCCACGCCCCCAGGGCCCGTGCCGGAGCATGGGCCGGTGTGGAGCCCCAACGTCTCCGGGCTGCTCCTGTCGCGCTACTACCTGCCGCGCCGCCACGGGGTGGTGCAGGGCAACGCATGCCAGCTGCTGCGCGACGGCGTGGAGGCCTACCCGGCGATGCTGGAGGCCATCCGCGGGGCGCGCCGTTATGTCCGCATGGAGACGTACATGTTCGTCTCCGACGCCGTCGGCGAACTGTTCGGCGAGGCGCTGGCGGAGGCGGCCGAGCGCGGCGTACACGTGAAGGTGTTGTACGACGCGGTGGGCTCCTGGACGAGCCGCCGGAGCTTCTTCGCCGGGCTGCGTGCGCGCGGTGTGGACATTCGCGCCTTCAAGCCCTTCAGCCTGTCACGCGGGCTGCGGCACCTGCTGCGGAGGGACCACCGCAAAATCCTGGTGGTGGACGGTGAGGTGGCCTTCACCGGGGGGGTGAACATCTCCGCCCACTGGGCGCCCGCGGAGATTGGCGCGGCGTGGCGGGATGACGTGCTGCGCATCGAAGGGCCGGCCGTCCACGAACTGGAGCGGTGTTTCTCCGCCACGTGGCGGATGATGTTCCAGGGCCGCTTCCACCGGCTGACCCGGCGGCTGGAGCGCCTGCGCAACCCACCGCCCCGGCCCGGCACGGTGGGGCTGGCGGTGTTGTCCAGTCGGCGAAGCATCCACCGGGCCTACCTGCACGCCATCCGCCGGGCCCGGCGCAGCGTGCTGGTGGCCGCCGCCTATTTCATTCCGGATCGGCGCATGGTGATGGCGCTGCGCGAGGCGGCCCGGCGCGGGGTGGAGGTCCATCTGCTGCTCAACGCTCGCAGTGACCACCCCATCCTGGAGTTCATGGCCCGGGCCTTCTACGAGCGGCTGCTGAGCGCGGGCGTCCGCATCTTCGAGTGGCAGCGCGGCGTGCTGCACGCCAAGACGGCCGTGGTGGATGGGGTGTGGGGCACCATCGGTTCTTTCAACCTGGAGCGCCTCAGCCTGGCCTTCAATCATGAGGTGAACGCTGTCTTCGCCGACCCTCGCTTGGGACAGCAACTGGAGGACTCCTTCCGCGGCGACTGCGGGGACTGCCGCGAGGTGACGCTGGCGGAGTTCCGCCGCCGGCCCCTGTGGCAGAAGCTGCTGGAGCGGGCCCTGTCTCTGCTTCGCAAAATCATTTGA
- a CDS encoding FHA domain-containing protein, with amino-acid sequence MPFQLTISEGREAGKEFVFDQDSVLIGRSTDCDVALFDPGVSRRHCRIFLDGDVYAVEDQGSANGSLVNGSPVKTQVLEDGDKLTLGPVTFIFAMLTDEPATGEEELPAGAQDGDGSTRIVSLDSLKRQRNKGVALAPEGADQEALNEIREGATRSNLQALRPVSQGQSGSRPAAMERSAPAAPPAKRPSSSPPPARARPAPSASGGGGLSAAERARIRRESPGVVSSAKLFWADASQGVRTGIIGGGVAMVLALFGVLYWLVLSGDDGQPVGEEPSMLTGQPIRDSFGLGPGVTWERPDMKVFEWEYTAATRAVVILHYQAQGISKDEVVVSVNGVDVGKVPPDTLASQDRSIELMIPAQHLKKGEPNRIIFDNVKNPPGEDPWVIWNIWVERALLPDLLPEELVREATEYHKRGLKHFQTPDIGARNRYEAWKSFRVSWLMLEAHPEPKPDLYYDAQERMKAAQQELDRTCSKLLLEVEGYYNQGNYKSASATLDHVKEYFPEFDQPCATRADAKRAEYGL; translated from the coding sequence ATGCCTTTCCAGCTGACGATCTCCGAGGGTAGAGAAGCCGGTAAGGAGTTCGTCTTCGACCAGGACTCCGTTCTCATCGGCCGTTCGACGGATTGCGACGTCGCGCTGTTCGACCCGGGTGTGTCCCGGCGCCACTGCCGCATCTTCCTCGACGGTGATGTCTACGCCGTCGAGGACCAGGGCAGCGCCAACGGGTCGCTCGTCAACGGCAGTCCGGTGAAGACGCAGGTGCTTGAGGACGGCGACAAGCTGACCCTGGGGCCGGTGACGTTCATCTTCGCCATGCTGACGGACGAGCCGGCCACGGGCGAAGAAGAGCTTCCCGCCGGCGCTCAGGACGGCGATGGCAGCACGCGCATCGTTTCCCTGGATTCCCTGAAGCGGCAGCGCAACAAGGGCGTCGCGTTGGCCCCGGAAGGTGCCGACCAGGAAGCGCTGAACGAAATCCGCGAGGGCGCCACCCGCTCCAACCTGCAGGCCCTGCGCCCCGTGTCCCAGGGGCAGAGCGGCTCACGGCCGGCGGCCATGGAGCGCTCGGCGCCAGCGGCGCCGCCCGCGAAGCGGCCGTCCAGTTCGCCTCCGCCGGCCCGGGCCCGTCCGGCGCCGTCCGCGTCGGGCGGCGGTGGCCTGTCCGCGGCGGAGCGCGCGCGCATCCGGCGTGAGTCCCCCGGCGTGGTGTCCAGCGCGAAGCTCTTCTGGGCGGATGCCAGCCAGGGCGTGCGCACCGGCATCATCGGTGGCGGCGTGGCCATGGTGCTCGCGCTGTTCGGCGTCCTCTACTGGCTGGTGCTGAGCGGCGACGACGGTCAACCGGTGGGCGAGGAGCCCTCGATGTTGACCGGCCAGCCCATCCGCGACTCGTTTGGCCTGGGGCCGGGCGTGACGTGGGAGCGCCCGGACATGAAGGTCTTCGAGTGGGAGTACACCGCCGCCACGCGCGCGGTGGTCATCCTCCACTACCAGGCCCAGGGCATCTCCAAGGACGAGGTCGTGGTGAGCGTCAACGGCGTGGACGTGGGCAAGGTACCGCCCGACACGCTGGCCAGCCAGGACCGCTCCATCGAACTGATGATTCCGGCCCAGCACCTGAAGAAGGGCGAGCCCAACCGCATCATCTTCGACAACGTGAAGAATCCGCCGGGTGAAGACCCGTGGGTCATCTGGAACATCTGGGTGGAGCGCGCGCTGCTGCCGGACCTGCTGCCGGAGGAGCTGGTGCGCGAGGCCACCGAGTACCACAAGCGGGGCTTGAAGCACTTCCAGACGCCGGACATCGGCGCTCGCAACCGCTACGAGGCCTGGAAGTCCTTCCGCGTGTCGTGGCTGATGCTGGAGGCCCACCCGGAGCCGAAGCCCGACCTCTACTACGACGCCCAGGAGCGCATGAAGGCGGCGCAGCAGGAACTGGACCGCACCTGCTCCAAGCTGCTGCTGGAGGTGGAGGGCTACTACAACCAGGGCAACTACAAGAGCGCCTCCGCCACCCTGGACCACGTGAAGGAGTACTTCCCGGAGTTCGACCAGCCGTGCGCCACCCGCGCGGACGCCAAGCGCGCGGAGTACGGCCTCTAG
- a CDS encoding helix-turn-helix transcriptional regulator: protein MSNVHERLRRLLFLVPYVSKHPGVTVDALARALNISREDLLEELDLLTCVGRPPFNPDDYIDIYVDNDRVYVDLDQRLFAPPRLTPGEAAALAASAELLRPATGDALQSALQKLERVLPPATRERYREMYRKIDASTEAPQALGPLTRAIIERLEVTFGYASPGRSPEPRTVRPYELLSHRGQWYLQGYCHTRQDARLFRLDRMEDILVTDVSFQPPADARADVPNPARGLTDSSVRVRFSPVAAPYVKERFGQDARPLSDGSVEVLVAGDSERWLTQWVLSFGGEAQVMEPASARAAVARAARASVGL, encoded by the coding sequence ATGAGCAACGTCCACGAGCGGCTCCGCCGCCTGCTGTTCCTGGTTCCCTACGTCTCCAAGCACCCCGGCGTCACGGTGGACGCGCTGGCGCGCGCCCTCAACATCAGCCGCGAGGACCTGCTGGAGGAGCTGGACCTGCTCACCTGCGTGGGCCGGCCGCCCTTCAACCCGGACGACTACATCGACATCTACGTGGACAACGACCGCGTCTACGTGGACCTGGACCAGCGCCTGTTCGCGCCGCCCCGGTTGACGCCGGGCGAGGCCGCGGCGCTGGCCGCGTCGGCGGAGCTGCTGCGGCCGGCCACGGGGGACGCGTTGCAGAGCGCCCTCCAGAAGCTGGAGCGCGTGCTGCCGCCCGCCACCCGCGAGCGCTACCGGGAGATGTACCGGAAGATTGATGCGTCCACCGAGGCACCCCAGGCCCTGGGGCCGCTCACCCGGGCCATCATCGAGCGCCTGGAGGTGACGTTCGGCTATGCCAGCCCCGGCCGGTCGCCAGAGCCGCGCACCGTGCGCCCGTACGAGCTGCTCAGCCACCGGGGGCAGTGGTATCTGCAGGGCTATTGCCACACCCGGCAGGACGCGCGCCTGTTCCGCCTGGACCGGATGGAGGACATCCTCGTCACGGACGTGTCCTTCCAGCCGCCCGCGGACGCCCGGGCGGACGTGCCCAACCCGGCGCGGGGGCTGACGGACTCCTCGGTGCGCGTGCGCTTCTCCCCCGTGGCCGCACCCTATGTGAAGGAGCGCTTCGGCCAGGACGCCCGCCCGCTTTCCGACGGGAGCGTGGAGGTGCTGGTGGCGGGGGACAGCGAACGCTGGCTCACCCAGTGGGTCCTGTCCTTCGGTGGCGAGGCGCAGGTCATGGAACCGGCCTCCGCGCGCGCGGCCGTTGCCCGAGCGGCGCGGGCCTCTGTAGGATTGTAA
- a CDS encoding helix-turn-helix transcriptional regulator — translation MDRTERILDLVALLLDAREPISWAELREHFPGDYGGSDDAAERKFERDKAELVELGFPLTYVQGDDERRDGYIVDRDAYYLPEADLSKEELAVLYAAGSAALASGAFPGRDDLAHALRKIGFFAGQSLPTPRVRMELGSVHEGQEKEISVRLEQLWDACAARKWVDLTYASPKQAGTTQRRVDPYGLALRRGAWTLVGYCHLRKDLRTFHVHRIRELKVNTARPRTPDFQVPADFSLEAHVAYFPWQHRFHEQVEVALHLSGTLASRAAGLLPGATLEPAEEGAVRARLPVTFVDGLMRFCLALGPDCRVEGPERAQARLREMASRIVSCHDDSLDKVSA, via the coding sequence ATGGACCGCACTGAACGCATCCTCGACCTCGTGGCCCTTCTGCTCGACGCACGCGAGCCCATCTCCTGGGCCGAGCTGCGCGAGCACTTCCCTGGTGACTACGGCGGCTCCGATGATGCCGCCGAGCGCAAGTTCGAGCGCGACAAGGCGGAGCTGGTGGAGCTGGGCTTTCCGCTGACGTACGTGCAGGGAGACGACGAGCGCCGCGACGGCTACATCGTCGACCGGGACGCCTACTACCTCCCGGAGGCGGACCTCTCCAAGGAGGAGCTGGCCGTGCTCTACGCCGCCGGCTCCGCGGCGCTGGCGTCGGGGGCCTTCCCGGGCCGGGATGACCTGGCGCACGCGCTGCGGAAGATCGGCTTCTTCGCCGGTCAATCCCTCCCCACACCCCGGGTGCGCATGGAGCTGGGCTCCGTGCACGAGGGCCAGGAGAAGGAAATCTCCGTGCGCCTGGAGCAGCTCTGGGATGCGTGCGCGGCCCGCAAGTGGGTGGACCTGACGTATGCCAGCCCCAAGCAGGCGGGCACCACGCAGCGGCGGGTGGACCCGTATGGCCTGGCGCTGCGCCGCGGCGCCTGGACGCTGGTGGGGTACTGCCACCTGCGCAAGGACTTGCGGACCTTCCACGTCCACCGGATTCGCGAACTCAAGGTGAACACGGCGCGCCCGCGCACACCGGACTTCCAGGTGCCGGCGGACTTCTCGCTGGAGGCCCACGTGGCGTACTTCCCGTGGCAGCACCGCTTCCATGAGCAGGTGGAGGTGGCGCTCCACCTGTCGGGCACGCTCGCCTCGCGGGCCGCGGGCCTGTTGCCCGGCGCCACGCTGGAGCCAGCGGAGGAGGGGGCGGTGCGGGCGCGGCTGCCGGTCACGTTCGTGGACGGCCTGATGCGCTTCTGCCTGGCGCTGGGGCCGGACTGCCGCGTGGAGGGCCCGGAGCGGGCGCAGGCGCGTCTGCGGGAGATGGCCTCGCGCATCGTGTCGTGCCACGACGATTCGCTGGACAAGGTGAGCGCATGA
- the proB gene encoding glutamate 5-kinase has product MSSISTGRTALRSARRVVVKIGTNALTNATGRFNRQHFDALGQDLLWAAQGRELLVVSSGAIALGVERLGLPSRPRDIPGKQACAAVGQSRLMQAYEEAFAAHGKAVAQVLLTHEDVQERRRYLNVKHTLERLLTAGVVPVINENDTVSVDELKFGDNDTLAGLVAGVVDADALVLLSDVEGLYTGDPRRDAGAELLATVMQVTPEVLALATGTSSGVGTGGMSTKVRAAARASDSGIHCVITSGAVPGRLRAVLEGADVGTHFEPTGSRRSARAAWIAHALRARGTLTVDAGAREAIVTGKRSLLPSGVRGVEGDFGRGDPVDLVDAAGAVFARGLAAYDANELRRIAGHRTADIEAVLGYRYLDEAVHRDDLAVL; this is encoded by the coding sequence GTGAGTTCGATTTCCACGGGACGCACCGCCCTCCGCTCCGCCCGGCGGGTGGTGGTGAAAATCGGCACCAACGCGCTGACGAACGCCACCGGACGTTTCAACCGTCAGCACTTCGATGCGCTGGGCCAGGATTTGTTGTGGGCCGCGCAGGGCCGCGAGCTGCTGGTGGTGTCCAGCGGAGCCATTGCCCTGGGGGTCGAGCGGCTGGGCCTGCCCTCGCGCCCTCGCGACATCCCAGGTAAGCAGGCGTGCGCGGCGGTGGGGCAGAGCCGGCTGATGCAGGCCTACGAAGAGGCCTTCGCCGCGCATGGGAAGGCGGTGGCCCAGGTGCTGCTCACCCACGAGGACGTGCAGGAGCGCCGCCGCTACCTCAACGTGAAGCACACCCTGGAGCGGTTGCTGACGGCGGGCGTCGTCCCCGTCATCAACGAGAACGACACCGTCTCCGTGGACGAGCTCAAGTTCGGTGACAACGACACGCTGGCGGGGCTGGTGGCCGGCGTGGTGGATGCCGACGCGCTCGTCCTGCTGTCGGATGTGGAGGGCCTCTACACCGGAGACCCCCGGCGCGACGCGGGCGCGGAGCTGCTGGCCACGGTGATGCAGGTGACGCCCGAGGTCTTGGCGCTCGCCACCGGCACGAGCAGCGGGGTGGGGACGGGCGGCATGAGCACCAAGGTGCGGGCGGCCGCGCGCGCGTCCGATTCCGGCATCCACTGCGTGATTACGTCCGGCGCCGTGCCCGGCCGCCTGCGCGCCGTCCTGGAAGGCGCGGACGTGGGGACCCACTTCGAGCCCACCGGCAGCCGCCGCAGTGCCCGCGCCGCGTGGATTGCCCATGCCCTGCGCGCACGTGGGACGCTCACGGTGGATGCCGGCGCGCGCGAGGCCATTGTCACCGGCAAGCGCAGCCTGCTGCCTAGCGGCGTGCGCGGCGTGGAGGGTGACTTCGGGCGCGGAGACCCGGTGGACCTGGTGGACGCGGCGGGGGCCGTGTTCGCGCGGGGGCTGGCGGCCTACGACGCCAACGAGCTGCGACGCATCGCCGGACATCGCACGGCGGACATCGAAGCGGTGCTGGGCTACCGCTACCTCGACGAGGCCGTGCACCGCGACGACCTGGCCGTGCTGTAG
- the hflX gene encoding GTPase HflX, whose amino-acid sequence MKEIYGNTLGLKSSEQHRLRNTFRRRVPPHEIVSPELARHLTELSRELNRQVGVLVNRKGEIEHVIVGNAHKLELPDIGRARAGQVRLRGLRLIHTHLKSEPLTKDDLTDLALLRLDCVAAVGVGHEGLPGVLHYAYLIPENGSGDFWHVETLPSVHVAQPDLMDTLGALEEEFNRKAASRKVGGREKAILVAVCLDGNRALAESSLAELKELARTAGVEVIDSVLQVKREADPRYLIGRGKLEDLNLRSMQSMVDLLIFDKDLTPSQGRHIGEATSLKVLDRSQLILDIFAQRAQSAEGKLQVELAQLKYRLPRLVQSDDSLSRLMGGIGGRGPGETKLEIDRRRVRERITHLEKRIDAIGRERSVRRAQRNRRELPVISIVGYTNAGKSTLLNAITNAEVLAENKLFATLDPTSRRLRFPQEREVIITDTVGFIRDLPKDLVAAFRATLEELYDASLLLHVVDAADPARDEQVEAVENILESLDLMEKPRLMVWNKADLLPPDEVAALLRTRGGVAISAATREGLATLLAKADTTLFAEGATEAIGAV is encoded by the coding sequence TTGAAGGAAATCTACGGCAACACCCTGGGCCTCAAGTCGAGCGAACAGCACCGGTTGCGCAACACCTTCCGCCGGCGCGTCCCACCGCACGAAATCGTGTCGCCCGAGCTTGCCCGGCATCTCACCGAGCTGTCGCGTGAGCTGAACCGGCAGGTGGGTGTGCTCGTCAACCGGAAGGGAGAAATCGAGCACGTCATCGTGGGCAACGCCCACAAGCTCGAGCTGCCGGACATCGGCCGCGCCCGCGCGGGCCAGGTACGTCTGCGTGGCCTCCGCCTGATCCACACCCACTTGAAGAGCGAGCCGCTCACCAAGGACGACCTCACGGACCTCGCGCTGCTGCGCCTGGACTGCGTGGCGGCCGTTGGCGTGGGCCACGAGGGCCTGCCCGGCGTCCTGCACTACGCCTACCTCATCCCGGAGAACGGCTCCGGCGACTTCTGGCACGTCGAGACGCTGCCCTCCGTCCACGTGGCGCAGCCGGACCTCATGGACACGCTGGGCGCGCTGGAGGAGGAGTTCAACCGCAAGGCGGCGTCGCGCAAGGTGGGCGGCCGGGAGAAGGCCATCCTCGTGGCGGTGTGCCTGGACGGCAACCGCGCCCTGGCCGAGTCCAGCCTGGCGGAGCTGAAGGAGCTGGCGCGCACCGCGGGCGTGGAGGTCATCGACTCCGTGCTCCAGGTGAAGCGCGAGGCGGACCCGCGCTACCTCATCGGCCGCGGCAAGCTGGAGGATCTCAACCTGCGCTCCATGCAGTCCATGGTGGACCTGCTCATCTTCGACAAGGACCTCACCCCGTCCCAGGGCCGCCACATCGGCGAGGCCACCAGTCTCAAGGTGCTGGACCGCTCACAGCTCATCCTCGACATCTTCGCGCAGCGCGCGCAGAGCGCCGAGGGCAAGCTCCAGGTGGAGCTGGCACAGCTGAAGTACCGGCTGCCGCGGCTGGTGCAGAGCGACGATTCGCTCAGCCGGCTCATGGGCGGCATTGGCGGACGTGGCCCAGGCGAGACGAAGCTGGAGATCGACCGCCGCCGCGTGCGCGAGCGAATCACCCACCTGGAGAAGCGCATCGACGCGATTGGCCGGGAGCGCAGCGTGCGCCGCGCCCAGCGCAACCGGCGCGAGCTGCCCGTCATCTCCATTGTCGGCTACACCAACGCCGGCAAGTCCACGCTCCTCAACGCGATTACGAACGCCGAGGTGCTGGCGGAGAACAAGCTGTTCGCCACGCTGGACCCCACCAGCCGGAGGCTGCGCTTCCCGCAGGAGCGGGAGGTCATCATCACCGACACGGTGGGCTTCATCCGGGACCTGCCCAAGGACCTGGTCGCCGCCTTCCGCGCCACGCTGGAGGAGCTGTACGACGCCAGCCTGCTGCTCCACGTCGTGGACGCGGCGGACCCCGCCCGCGACGAGCAGGTGGAGGCGGTGGAGAACATCCTCGAGTCGCTCGACTTGATGGAGAAGCCGCGCCTCATGGTGTGGAACAAGGCGGACCTGCTTCCGCCGGACGAAGTGGCGGCGCTGCTGCGCACCCGGGGCGGCGTGGCCATCAGCGCCGCGACGCGCGAGGGCCTGGCGACGCTGCTGGCCAAGGCGGACACCACGCTGTTCGCCGAAGGCGCCACCGAGGCCATCGGCGCCGTCTGA